In Cydia amplana chromosome 2, ilCydAmpl1.1, whole genome shotgun sequence, the following proteins share a genomic window:
- the LOC134657593 gene encoding U6 snRNA-associated Sm-like protein LSm8 has product MASGLENYVNQTVSVITSDGRNFIGTLKGFDQTINIILDESHERVFSSSTGVAQVVLGLHIIRGDNVAIVGQIDESIDSRLDLGNIKAEPLGVIAH; this is encoded by the coding sequence ATGGCATCTGGCCTCGAGAACTACGTGAACCAAACAGTGTCTGTCATAACATCCGATGGACGTAATTTCATTGGCACGCTGAAGGGTTTTGACCAAACAATAAACATTATACTAGACGAATCCCATGAAAGAGTATTTTCATCGTCTACTGGAGTGGCGCAAGTGGTGCTTGGGCTGCATATCATCCGAGGAGACAATGTTGCAATCGTGGGACAAATAGACGAATCCATTGATAGCAGACTGGACCTCGGCAATATTAAAGCTGAACCTTTAGGTGTAATAGCGCATTAA